A section of the Apostichopus japonicus isolate 1M-3 chromosome 1, ASM3797524v1, whole genome shotgun sequence genome encodes:
- the LOC139967478 gene encoding fructose-2,6-bisphosphatase TIGAR B-like: protein MFKVTFIRHGETEYNANGLFQGQSDIPLNSLGEKQAEAAGAYLKNIKFDRIYSSDLIRCIQTADAVVKRNSCSPPGIIEDARLREKSFGIFEGKPFHEYHNWTDANGGRNSTIPEGETEEEVIFRMESFLDHLCQDMTENFVKTSSFTTVTSDDITTQDEATTREARTDDEPLTFNEIGYPPEMELPHVLLSSHGMFLRILLQVLRKRYICQIPKGMHIYRRCPNTGLSGFIFKLTDGKPSHVDYKFVFCDHHLGDD from the exons ATGTTCAAGGTTACCTTCATCAGACA TGGGGAGACAGAGTACAATGCCAATGGACTTTTTCAAG gtCAAAGTGACATCCCACTTAACAGTTTAGGAGAGAAGCAAGCAGAAGCAGCAGGTGCTTActtgaaaaatattaaatttgacaGAATTTACAGCAGTGATCTGATTAGATGTATCCAG ACTGCTGATGCTGTGGTGAAGAGGAACAGCTGTTCTCCACCTGGTATTATTGAAGATGCAAGGTTAAGAGAAAAG tCTTTTGGGATATTTGAAGGTAAACCATTTCATGAATATCACAACTGGACTGATGCGAATGGTGGAAGAAATTCAACAATACCAGAAGGAGAGACAGAAGAAGAG GTTATTTTTCGCATGGAATCATTTCTTGACCACCTATGTCAGGACATGACTGAAAACTTTGTTAAGACTTCCAGCTTTACAACCGTTACATCTGATGACATCACAACACAGGATGAGGCTACAACAAGGGAAGCCAGAACTGATGATGAGCCCCTCACATTTAACGAGATTGGATATCCCCCTGAGATGGAGCTACCTCATGTCTTGCTCTCCTCCCACGGCATGTTCTTACGTATATTATTGCAAGTGTTAAGGAAGAGGTACATTTGCCAAATTCCGAAAGGGATGCATATTTACAGAAGGTGCCCAAATACTGGACTGTCTGGCTTTATATTTAAGTTAACTGACGGAAAACCTAGTCATGTAGATTATAAGTTTGTGTTTTGCGATCATCATTTAGGTGATGATTAG